One Deinococcus grandis DNA window includes the following coding sequences:
- a CDS encoding DNA-directed RNA polymerase subunit beta' yields MKDFNKVRIAIASPEKIREWSFGEVEKPETINYRTLKPEREGLFDERIFGPQKDYECACGKYKRQRYEGKVCERCGVEVTSSKVRRYRMGHIDLATPAAHIWYVKDTPSKIGTLLDLSAGQLEKVLYFSSFLVTDPRNAQKDGRPLKRGELLSDDEYRELRFGRQETYSVPNGTDAEIRDGEYVTRGQILGGNVVSKMDGLAQYRFPRRAIIAYSEEVEATLPVPAEALVEQDAFRAGEILAELESDVTITAPVDGTVVLHEMGEDSVMVELREGVDEEGTPSGEVLSRVYIPHGMNVQVVHGEIVEAGAALADAASGTRLRVSRDSRLSGVTFPKKKGDVQVKAHWTRRAEYPINPTMHVLIGDGSEVKKGQKVVGAIDKEEEIVADADGTITLHNPASIIVSKAKVYAYSDEPLVVNGDRVEPGDELADGGDLRSEISGRIEIDLVRKQVRVIESYDFDAKMGAEAVKELLDDLNLDELEVELNEMMKDSSRHKRAKARKRLEVTRAFKRSGNHPSWMILNTVPVMPPDLRPMVQVDGGRFATSDLNDLYRRLINRNNRLKKLMSQGAPDMIIRNEKRMLQEAVDALIDNGRRGSPVTNPGSDRSLRSLTDLLGGKQGRFRQNLLGKRVDYSGRSVIVVGPQLKLHQCGVPKRMALELFKPFLFKVLEEKGEVTNIKQARKMLERYRDTRDSVWDALEEVIEDKVVLLNRAPTLHRLGIQAFEPVLVEGQSIQLHPLVCEAFNADFDGDQMAIHVPLSAQAQAEARIQMLSAHNLLSPANGEPNVKPSRDIILGIFTLTLLRKDNLGAGSEFADEQAALAALEGGKVALNSPIVVAGQETSPGRLKYIFSNPDEAVMAVERGEIDHQDYVRIRLNGVTYDTSAGRVMFRRIVQEALGTQAALVDTLVNLETAYEKDHLKDMVMACFKHLGIEATAGLLDGLKDAGFKLSTTSGITIGIDDIVIPPAKTEILAEADAKVAEIEQNFEFGFMTEEERYKQVVQLWNDTKDEVKNAMFDNFGKNYPFNPLWIMSLSGARGNAQQITQLAGMRGLMARPDGSTIEVPIRASFREGLSVLEYFISTHGARKGGADTALRTADSGYLTRKLVDVAHEVVVRDVDCGTTDYTVMPLGATDERTGEWRTRKSSEIETSIYGRTLSDAVEVDGRTIEAGEMLSLEDVKAITKNAKALQSVFIRTPLNCRVKSGVCQKCYGYDLSQAKPVSMGEAVGVVAAESIGEPGTQLTMRTFHTGGVAGSGGGDITMGLPRVIELFEARKPKTSAAVADRDGVVRIEEDEERYLVRIEADDDQYSSKTAMKISKGLRMIVKDGDRVEAGQPLTRGAINPHDLLLYKDTDAAQRYLVEEVQRVYRSQGVKVHDKHIEVIVRQMLRWVEITDGGDTELLEGQTVERWEVDQANDLLEEGQTPSSWKPVLLGITKSSLTTKSWLSAASFQHTTHVLTEASMKGQVDDLIGLKENVILGKLIPAGTGLQTVRDMQVADERTLEKYGEGSTSTDSVTGNRSYDDTRPGVVNENVTYTN; encoded by the coding sequence ATGAAAGATTTCAACAAAGTTCGTATCGCCATCGCCAGCCCGGAGAAGATCCGCGAGTGGTCGTTCGGCGAGGTTGAAAAGCCCGAAACCATCAACTACCGCACCCTGAAACCCGAGCGCGAGGGTCTGTTCGACGAGCGCATCTTCGGGCCGCAGAAGGACTACGAGTGCGCCTGCGGGAAGTACAAGCGTCAGCGCTACGAGGGCAAGGTCTGCGAGCGCTGCGGCGTTGAGGTCACGAGCAGCAAGGTGCGCCGCTACCGCATGGGTCACATTGACCTGGCGACGCCCGCCGCGCACATCTGGTACGTGAAGGACACCCCCAGCAAGATCGGCACGCTGCTCGACCTCTCGGCCGGTCAGCTGGAGAAGGTGCTGTACTTCAGCTCCTTCCTGGTCACCGACCCCCGCAACGCCCAGAAGGACGGCCGTCCCCTCAAGCGCGGCGAGCTGCTGAGCGACGACGAGTACCGTGAACTGCGCTTCGGCCGTCAGGAAACGTACTCTGTCCCCAACGGTACCGACGCCGAGATCCGTGACGGCGAGTACGTCACGCGGGGCCAGATCCTGGGCGGGAACGTCGTCAGCAAGATGGATGGCCTGGCGCAGTACCGCTTCCCCCGCCGCGCGATCATCGCGTACAGCGAGGAAGTCGAGGCGACCCTGCCCGTGCCCGCCGAGGCGCTGGTCGAGCAGGACGCGTTCCGCGCCGGTGAGATCCTCGCCGAGCTGGAAAGCGACGTCACGATCACCGCGCCCGTGGACGGCACCGTCGTGCTGCACGAGATGGGCGAGGACAGCGTCATGGTCGAGCTGCGCGAGGGCGTGGACGAGGAAGGCACCCCCAGCGGTGAGGTGTTGAGTCGCGTGTACATCCCGCACGGCATGAACGTGCAGGTCGTGCACGGCGAGATCGTCGAGGCCGGCGCCGCCCTGGCCGACGCCGCGAGCGGCACCCGCCTGCGCGTCAGCCGCGACAGCCGCCTGAGTGGCGTCACCTTCCCCAAGAAGAAGGGCGACGTGCAGGTCAAGGCGCACTGGACGCGCCGCGCCGAGTACCCCATCAACCCCACCATGCACGTCCTGATCGGGGACGGCAGCGAGGTCAAGAAGGGCCAGAAGGTCGTGGGCGCGATCGACAAGGAAGAGGAGATCGTCGCGGACGCCGACGGCACCATCACCCTGCACAACCCCGCCAGCATCATCGTCAGCAAGGCGAAGGTCTACGCGTACAGCGACGAGCCCCTCGTCGTGAACGGCGACCGCGTCGAGCCCGGTGACGAGCTCGCCGACGGCGGCGACCTGCGCAGCGAGATCAGCGGCCGCATCGAGATCGACCTCGTGCGCAAGCAGGTGCGCGTCATCGAGTCCTACGACTTCGACGCGAAGATGGGCGCCGAGGCCGTCAAGGAACTCCTGGACGACCTGAACCTCGACGAGCTGGAAGTCGAACTGAACGAGATGATGAAGGACTCCAGCCGCCACAAGCGCGCCAAGGCCCGCAAGCGCCTGGAAGTGACCCGCGCGTTCAAGCGCAGCGGCAACCACCCCAGCTGGATGATCCTGAACACCGTGCCCGTCATGCCCCCGGACCTGCGTCCGATGGTGCAGGTGGACGGCGGCCGCTTCGCGACCTCGGACCTGAACGACCTGTACCGCCGCCTGATCAACCGCAACAACCGCCTGAAGAAGCTCATGAGCCAGGGCGCGCCGGACATGATCATCCGCAACGAGAAGCGCATGCTTCAGGAAGCGGTGGACGCCCTGATCGACAACGGCCGCCGCGGCAGCCCCGTCACGAACCCCGGTTCCGACCGGTCCTTGCGTTCCCTGACCGACCTGCTCGGCGGGAAACAGGGTCGCTTCCGTCAGAACCTGCTGGGTAAGCGCGTGGACTACTCCGGCCGCAGCGTGATCGTGGTCGGCCCGCAGCTCAAGCTGCACCAGTGCGGTGTGCCCAAGCGCATGGCGCTCGAACTCTTCAAGCCGTTCCTGTTCAAGGTGCTCGAAGAGAAGGGTGAGGTCACGAACATCAAGCAGGCCCGCAAGATGCTCGAACGCTACCGCGATACCCGCGACAGCGTCTGGGACGCCCTGGAAGAGGTCATCGAGGACAAGGTCGTGCTGCTCAACCGCGCGCCCACCCTGCACCGACTGGGCATCCAGGCCTTCGAGCCCGTGCTGGTGGAAGGTCAGTCCATCCAGCTGCACCCGCTGGTCTGTGAAGCCTTCAACGCCGACTTCGACGGCGACCAGATGGCCATCCACGTGCCGCTCAGCGCCCAGGCGCAGGCCGAGGCGCGCATCCAGATGCTCAGCGCGCACAACCTGCTGTCCCCCGCGAACGGCGAACCCAACGTCAAGCCCAGCCGCGACATCATCCTGGGGATCTTCACCCTGACCCTGCTGCGCAAGGACAACCTCGGCGCGGGCAGCGAGTTCGCCGACGAGCAGGCCGCCCTGGCCGCCCTCGAAGGCGGGAAGGTCGCGCTGAACAGCCCCATCGTCGTCGCCGGTCAGGAAACCAGCCCCGGGCGCCTGAAGTACATCTTCAGCAACCCCGACGAGGCCGTCATGGCCGTCGAACGCGGCGAGATCGACCACCAGGACTACGTCCGCATCCGCCTCAACGGCGTCACCTACGACACCAGCGCGGGCCGCGTGATGTTCCGCCGGATCGTGCAGGAGGCGCTGGGCACCCAGGCCGCCCTGGTCGACACCCTCGTGAACCTCGAGACCGCCTACGAGAAGGACCACCTCAAGGACATGGTCATGGCGTGCTTCAAGCACCTCGGGATCGAGGCGACCGCCGGGCTGCTCGACGGCCTGAAGGACGCGGGCTTCAAGCTCTCCACGACCTCCGGCATCACCATCGGCATCGACGACATCGTCATCCCCCCCGCCAAGACCGAGATCCTGGCCGAGGCGGACGCCAAGGTCGCCGAGATCGAGCAGAACTTCGAGTTCGGCTTCATGACCGAAGAAGAGCGCTACAAGCAGGTCGTGCAGCTCTGGAACGACACGAAGGACGAAGTCAAGAACGCCATGTTCGACAACTTCGGCAAGAACTACCCCTTCAACCCCCTGTGGATCATGAGCCTGTCGGGTGCCCGTGGTAACGCGCAGCAGATCACGCAGCTCGCCGGGATGCGCGGCCTGATGGCCCGCCCCGACGGCAGCACCATCGAAGTGCCGATCCGCGCCAGCTTCCGCGAGGGTCTGTCGGTGCTGGAGTACTTCATCTCGACCCACGGCGCCCGTAAGGGTGGTGCGGACACCGCGCTGCGTACCGCCGACTCCGGCTACCTGACCCGCAAACTGGTCGACGTGGCCCACGAAGTCGTCGTGCGCGACGTGGACTGCGGCACCACCGACTACACCGTCATGCCCCTGGGCGCGACCGACGAGCGGACCGGCGAGTGGCGCACCCGCAAGAGCAGCGAGATCGAGACCAGCATCTACGGCCGCACCCTGTCCGACGCCGTGGAAGTGGACGGCCGTACCATCGAAGCGGGCGAGATGCTCAGCCTGGAAGACGTCAAGGCGATCACCAAGAACGCCAAGGCCCTCCAGAGCGTGTTCATCCGCACCCCCCTGAACTGCCGCGTCAAGAGCGGCGTGTGCCAGAAGTGCTACGGCTACGACCTCTCGCAGGCCAAACCCGTCAGCATGGGCGAAGCGGTCGGCGTCGTCGCCGCCGAATCCATCGGCGAGCCCGGCACGCAGCTCACCATGCGCACCTTCCACACCGGTGGGGTCGCCGGCAGCGGCGGCGGGGACATCACCATGGGTCTGCCCCGCGTGATCGAACTGTTCGAAGCCCGCAAGCCCAAGACCTCGGCAGCCGTGGCCGACCGTGACGGCGTCGTGCGCATCGAGGAAGACGAGGAACGCTACCTCGTGCGCATCGAGGCCGACGACGACCAGTACAGCAGCAAGACCGCCATGAAGATCAGCAAGGGCCTGCGCATGATCGTCAAGGACGGCGACCGCGTCGAAGCCGGTCAGCCCCTCACGCGCGGCGCCATCAACCCCCACGACCTCCTGCTGTACAAGGACACCGACGCCGCCCAGCGCTACCTGGTGGAAGAAGTGCAGCGCGTGTACCGCAGCCAGGGCGTGAAGGTGCACGACAAGCACATCGAAGTCATCGTGCGCCAGATGCTCCGCTGGGTCGAGATCACCGACGGCGGCGACACCGAACTGCTCGAAGGGCAGACCGTGGAACGCTGGGAAGTCGACCAGGCCAACGACCTGCTCGAGGAAGGCCAGACCCCCAGCTCCTGGAAGCCCGTCCTGCTGGGCATCACCAAGAGCAGCCTGACCACCAAGAGCTGGCTGTCCGCCGCGAGCTTCCAGCACACCACCCACGTGCTGACCGAAGCCAGCATGAAGGGCCAGGTCGACGACCTGATCGGCCTGAAGGAGAACGTCATCCTCGGGAAGCTGATTCCCGCCGGGACGGGCCTCCAGACGGTGCGGGACATGCAGGTCGCCGACGAGCGCACCCTCGAGAAGTACGGCGAGGGCAGCACCAGCACGGACTCCGTGACCGGCAACCGCAGCTACGACGACACCCGCCCCGGCGTCGTCAACGAGAACGTCACCTACACGAACTAA
- a CDS encoding SNF2-related protein yields the protein MKLSRLPPGFALDTAAQGLALREEAVTDVRREWTDDGWHAEATVTDAGVPYHATVDLLPPPDPQLRGSSCTCGRYRCRHVAALVLATDPPAGPRPAPRDAADGVKPAPAEEPLDARTQQWLASFTDTRSPSRGRQFELRYVLRSLPPGSSAGGRRVALQLLRVPLRGEQPDVKGAERYPLPRNLSSAPAFVRRDSNLLRLLEMATTATHEPGRWQEELHALTDHPAADLLLEHLLGSGRLCWERPEQPLTRGPDLSGQLAWLSDPRGAQTPAVHLPDAPDAQLLPVAPPWAVRPTALTLSRVQTDAPAEVTARFLSGPVLPPAQAVALAHAITASGLNLPIPQTVQVREERLPYTPQLHLLAREATHHAFSGARHTVTLPLAELRHAYAGLTVPDDHAGTGPAVFRNGVLTRVTRDPEAERDAAHTVALSGFMLLDDAYGHEYTVPGGDHLLTLGDDDAWMAFMRAGREDLEAQGFTIHVHPDFPLNFAEITDWYGETDDSHGGWFTLDLGIVVDGQRLSLIPILADLIARQPQLFTPEALAELQDDEVLHASLGDGRRVALPAGRVRAILGVLVELNLRDLPPGPLRLPLLDAARVAQLEEAVQARWLGAERLLDLGRRLRDFRGVQDITPPQGLRADLRPYQRQGVAWLQFLREYGMGGILADDMGLGKAQPLDARILTPLGWRTMGDLQVGDHVIGRDGRPTQVIGVYPQGERDIYRVTLTDGASVEVDEEHLWAVNTPVRKKRGLPEQVLTTAQIRGTLTDAAGNLKHYLPVVEAVQFASRDLPVDPYTLGALLGDGHLSNSLAITTEDEIVSALALPEPVAANHAIRLTPQVSTYRLTTPGQWTPNPLKDALRTLGLHGTTSHSKFIPPDYLLGSPAQRLALLQGLLDTDGHAGAVVEYTSVSRELALGVVELVQSLGGTARLKPKVTTHVYQGERRTGQAWRVTLKLPAHLDPFRLPAKLAAYARPTKYPPTRGIRQVEYVGRKPAQCIAVAAADRLYVTDQYIVTHNTVQTLSHLLLEKESGRADRPSLVVAPTSVIGNWQAEAAKFTPDLRVLTLHGKDRRAQFARIPEHDLILTTYPLLPRDISELGAFEYHLVILDEAQNIKNTRTAAAKAAGSLSARHRLALTGTPLENHLGELWSQFNFLAPGLLHDEKTFRELYRTPIEKRGEASRRQALAARVRPFILRREKRDVARELPPKTEIPVRVTLDGDQRDLYETVRVTTETRVREELRARGLARSTIAILDALLKLRQAVTDPRLVKLDAARGVQNNAKFDWLQAHLPQMIEEGRRVLIFSGFATLLRHLEDWLREQRIPYSMITGSTQDRQGQIDAFQNGRTHVFLITLKAGGVGLNLTAADTVIHYDPWWNPAAEEQATDRAYRIGQDKPVFVYKLIAAGSVEERILDLQARKASLARGILDGGLSDATQLTSADLDRLFAPLEDEDGDLPERSGVEQVG from the coding sequence ATGAAACTCAGTCGCCTGCCGCCAGGCTTCGCGCTCGACACCGCCGCGCAGGGCCTCGCGCTGCGCGAGGAGGCCGTCACCGACGTGCGCCGCGAGTGGACGGACGACGGCTGGCACGCCGAGGCGACCGTCACCGACGCGGGCGTGCCCTACCACGCGACGGTGGACCTGCTGCCCCCGCCGGACCCGCAACTGCGCGGCAGCTCCTGCACCTGCGGGCGCTACCGCTGCCGTCACGTGGCCGCGCTCGTGCTGGCGACCGACCCGCCCGCCGGGCCGCGCCCCGCCCCCCGCGACGCGGCCGACGGGGTAAAACCCGCCCCCGCCGAGGAACCGCTGGACGCCCGCACGCAGCAGTGGCTGGCGTCCTTCACGGACACCCGCAGCCCCAGCCGCGGCCGTCAGTTCGAACTGCGCTACGTGCTGCGTTCCCTGCCGCCCGGCTCGTCGGCGGGGGGGCGGCGCGTGGCGCTGCAACTCCTGCGCGTGCCCCTGCGCGGCGAGCAGCCGGACGTCAAGGGCGCCGAACGCTACCCGCTGCCCCGCAACCTCAGCAGCGCGCCCGCGTTCGTGCGCCGCGACTCGAACCTCCTGCGCCTGCTGGAAATGGCGACCACCGCCACGCACGAGCCGGGCCGCTGGCAGGAGGAACTGCACGCCCTGACCGACCACCCCGCCGCGGACCTGCTGCTGGAGCACCTGCTGGGCAGCGGCCGCCTGTGCTGGGAGCGGCCCGAGCAACCCCTGACGCGCGGCCCGGACCTCAGCGGGCAGCTGGCGTGGCTCAGTGACCCGCGCGGCGCGCAGACCCCCGCCGTGCACCTCCCGGACGCGCCGGACGCGCAGCTGCTCCCCGTCGCGCCCCCCTGGGCGGTGCGGCCCACGGCCCTGACCCTCTCGCGCGTGCAGACCGACGCCCCCGCCGAGGTCACCGCCCGCTTCCTGTCCGGCCCGGTGCTGCCGCCCGCGCAGGCCGTCGCGCTCGCCCACGCGATCACCGCCTCCGGCCTGAACCTGCCCATCCCGCAGACCGTGCAGGTCCGCGAGGAACGCCTGCCGTACACCCCACAACTGCACCTCCTGGCGCGCGAGGCCACCCACCACGCCTTCAGCGGCGCGCGGCACACCGTCACGCTGCCCCTGGCGGAACTCCGGCACGCCTACGCGGGCCTCACCGTCCCCGACGACCACGCGGGCACCGGCCCCGCCGTCTTCCGGAACGGCGTCCTGACCCGCGTCACCCGCGACCCCGAAGCGGAACGCGACGCCGCGCATACGGTCGCCCTGAGCGGCTTCATGCTCCTCGACGACGCCTACGGCCACGAATACACCGTTCCCGGCGGCGACCACCTCCTCACCCTCGGGGACGACGACGCCTGGATGGCCTTCATGCGCGCCGGGCGCGAGGACCTCGAAGCGCAGGGCTTCACCATCCACGTCCACCCGGACTTCCCACTGAACTTCGCGGAGATCACCGACTGGTACGGCGAGACCGACGACTCCCACGGCGGCTGGTTCACCCTCGACCTCGGCATCGTCGTGGACGGCCAGCGCCTCAGCCTCATCCCCATCCTCGCCGACCTGATCGCCCGCCAGCCCCAGCTGTTCACCCCCGAAGCCCTCGCCGAACTACAGGACGACGAGGTCCTGCACGCCTCCCTCGGCGACGGCCGCCGCGTCGCCCTGCCCGCCGGACGCGTCCGCGCCATCCTGGGCGTCCTCGTGGAACTCAACCTCCGCGACCTGCCCCCCGGCCCCCTGCGCCTCCCGCTCCTCGACGCCGCCCGCGTCGCCCAGCTGGAAGAAGCCGTGCAGGCCCGCTGGCTCGGCGCCGAACGCCTCCTCGACCTGGGCCGCCGCCTGCGCGACTTCCGGGGCGTGCAGGACATCACCCCCCCGCAGGGCCTGCGCGCCGACCTGCGCCCCTACCAGCGGCAGGGCGTCGCGTGGCTGCAATTCCTGCGCGAGTACGGCATGGGCGGCATCCTCGCCGACGACATGGGCCTGGGTAAGGCGCAGCCGCTCGACGCCCGCATCCTGACCCCGCTGGGCTGGCGCACCATGGGCGACCTACAGGTCGGGGATCACGTCATCGGGCGCGACGGTCGCCCCACCCAGGTGATCGGCGTGTACCCGCAGGGTGAACGCGACATCTACCGCGTGACCCTCACGGACGGAGCCAGCGTCGAGGTCGACGAGGAACACCTCTGGGCCGTGAACACCCCGGTCCGCAAGAAACGCGGACTGCCCGAGCAGGTGCTCACCACCGCGCAGATCAGGGGCACCCTGACCGACGCGGCGGGCAACCTGAAGCACTACCTGCCGGTCGTGGAGGCGGTGCAGTTCGCGTCCCGTGACCTGCCCGTCGATCCCTACACCCTGGGAGCGCTGCTGGGCGACGGGCACCTGAGCAACAGTCTGGCCATCACGACCGAGGACGAGATCGTGTCGGCCCTCGCGTTGCCTGAACCGGTCGCGGCCAATCACGCCATCCGCCTGACCCCGCAGGTCAGTACGTACCGCCTCACCACGCCCGGCCAGTGGACGCCCAACCCCCTCAAGGACGCCCTGCGGACCCTGGGCCTGCACGGCACCACCAGTCACTCCAAGTTCATTCCCCCCGACTACCTGCTGGGCAGCCCGGCCCAGCGCCTCGCGCTCCTGCAGGGCCTGCTGGACACCGATGGGCACGCGGGCGCGGTCGTGGAGTACACCAGCGTGTCCAGGGAACTGGCGCTCGGCGTGGTGGAACTCGTGCAGTCCCTGGGCGGCACGGCGCGGCTGAAACCGAAAGTCACCACCCACGTGTACCAGGGCGAGCGGCGGACCGGGCAGGCGTGGCGCGTCACCCTGAAACTCCCGGCGCACCTCGACCCGTTCCGGCTCCCGGCCAAACTGGCCGCCTACGCCCGTCCGACCAAGTACCCGCCCACGCGTGGCATCCGGCAGGTCGAGTACGTGGGTCGCAAGCCCGCGCAGTGCATCGCGGTGGCCGCCGCCGACCGCCTGTACGTCACCGACCAGTACATCGTCACGCACAACACCGTTCAGACCCTGTCGCACCTGCTGCTGGAGAAGGAGTCCGGCCGCGCGGACCGGCCCAGTCTGGTGGTCGCGCCGACCAGCGTGATCGGCAACTGGCAGGCCGAGGCGGCGAAGTTCACGCCGGACCTGCGGGTGCTGACGCTGCACGGCAAGGACCGCCGCGCGCAGTTCGCGCGGATTCCCGAGCATGACCTGATCCTCACGACGTACCCGCTGCTGCCGCGCGACATCTCGGAACTGGGGGCGTTCGAGTACCACCTCGTGATCCTCGACGAGGCGCAGAACATCAAGAACACCCGCACGGCCGCCGCGAAGGCCGCCGGGAGCCTCAGCGCCCGGCACCGACTCGCGCTGACCGGCACGCCGCTGGAGAACCACCTGGGCGAACTGTGGTCGCAGTTCAACTTCCTCGCGCCGGGCCTGCTGCACGACGAGAAGACGTTCCGCGAGCTGTACCGCACGCCCATCGAGAAGCGCGGCGAGGCGTCCCGCCGTCAGGCGCTCGCCGCCCGCGTGCGCCCGTTCATCCTGCGGCGCGAGAAACGCGACGTGGCGCGTGAACTGCCCCCCAAGACCGAGATCCCGGTGCGCGTCACGCTGGACGGCGACCAGCGCGACCTGTACGAGACGGTGCGCGTCACGACCGAGACCCGCGTCCGCGAGGAACTCCGCGCGCGCGGCCTGGCCCGCAGCACCATCGCCATCCTCGACGCGCTGCTGAAGCTGCGGCAGGCGGTCACCGACCCCCGCCTCGTGAAACTCGACGCAGCGCGCGGCGTGCAGAACAACGCCAAGTTCGACTGGCTCCAGGCGCACCTCCCGCAGATGATCGAGGAGGGAAGGCGCGTCCTGATCTTCAGCGGCTTCGCCACGCTGCTGCGCCACCTCGAGGACTGGCTGCGCGAACAGCGCATCCCGTACTCCATGATCACCGGCAGCACCCAGGACCGCCAGGGCCAGATCGACGCGTTCCAGAACGGCAGGACCCACGTGTTCCTGATCACCCTGAAAGCCGGGGGCGTCGGCCTGAACCTCACGGCCGCCGACACCGTCATCCACTACGACCCCTGGTGGAACCCGGCCGCCGAGGAACAGGCCACCGACCGCGCCTACCGCATCGGGCAGGACAAACCGGTGTTCGTGTACAAGCTGATCGCCGCGGGCAGTGTCGAGGAACGCATCCTGGACCTGCAGGCCCGCAAGGCGTCCCTGGCGCGCGGCATTCTCGACGGGGGCCTCAGCGACGCGACGCAGCTCACGTCCGCCGACCTGGACCGCCTGTTCGCGCCGCTGGAGGACGAGGACGGCGACCTGCCCGAACGCAGCGGGGTCGAGCAGGTCGGGTAA
- a CDS encoding PQQ-dependent sugar dehydrogenase: MLLTRLAFPAALAATTLGLLGTGCAQSSTGVAQSLKVPAGFQVNLYADGFRKPRFMVVASNGDVLLSDTGAGIVYVLPDRNRDGKADGKQVFASGLNQPHGLAIRGGFLYVANTDGVVRFPYRAGDVKASAAPTKLVDLPGGGGHSTRTVEFGPDGRMYVSVGSTCNVCEESDPKRAAIWVYDADGKNGKPYATGLRNAVGIEWFGGQLYATNNGRDQLGDDLPPEGFYKVKPGGFYGWPYCYTTQPGQAQVWDKDFGKKTAETCKAATPAFALTTAHSAPLGLAFYTGKTFPATYRGQMFVALHGSWNRSEKSGYKVITIDPQTGRVTDFLTGFLRGQTVVGRPVDLAVAADGSLLLTDDGEGRVWRIQAR, encoded by the coding sequence ATGCTCTTAACTCGACTGGCCTTCCCGGCGGCGCTGGCCGCCACGACCCTCGGCCTGCTGGGCACCGGCTGCGCGCAGAGCAGCACCGGCGTGGCGCAGAGCCTCAAGGTCCCCGCCGGATTTCAGGTGAACCTGTACGCGGACGGCTTCAGGAAGCCGCGCTTCATGGTGGTCGCCAGCAACGGGGACGTCCTGCTGAGTGACACGGGCGCCGGGATCGTGTACGTCCTGCCGGACCGCAACCGTGACGGGAAGGCGGACGGGAAGCAGGTGTTCGCCAGCGGGCTGAACCAGCCGCACGGGCTCGCCATCCGGGGCGGGTTCCTGTACGTGGCGAACACGGACGGCGTGGTGCGCTTCCCGTACAGGGCCGGGGACGTGAAGGCCAGCGCCGCGCCCACGAAACTGGTGGACCTGCCGGGCGGTGGTGGCCACTCGACCCGCACGGTGGAGTTCGGGCCGGACGGGCGGATGTACGTGTCGGTGGGCAGCACCTGCAACGTGTGCGAGGAAAGCGACCCGAAACGCGCCGCGATCTGGGTGTACGACGCGGATGGGAAAAACGGTAAACCCTACGCGACGGGCCTGCGCAACGCGGTGGGGATCGAGTGGTTCGGCGGGCAGCTGTACGCCACGAACAACGGCCGCGACCAGCTGGGCGACGACCTCCCACCCGAGGGGTTCTACAAGGTCAAGCCGGGCGGGTTCTACGGCTGGCCGTACTGCTACACCACCCAGCCCGGACAGGCGCAGGTGTGGGACAAGGATTTCGGGAAGAAGACCGCCGAGACCTGCAAGGCCGCCACGCCCGCCTTCGCGTTGACCACCGCGCACTCCGCGCCGCTGGGCCTGGCGTTCTACACCGGGAAGACCTTCCCCGCCACGTACCGCGGACAGATGTTCGTGGCGCTGCACGGCAGCTGGAACCGCAGCGAGAAGAGCGGCTACAAGGTGATCACCATCGACCCGCAGACCGGGCGGGTCACGGACTTCCTGACCGGCTTCCTGCGCGGGCAGACCGTGGTGGGCCGCCCGGTCGATCTGGCGGTCGCGGCGGACGGGTCGCTCCTGCTGACCGACGACGGCGAGGGCCGCGTCTGGCGCATCCAGGCCCGCTGA
- a CDS encoding YiaA/YiaB family inner membrane protein has product MTQFSNPDIVGDSPAWLSFIWIAFTTALGLMILGIYFIPVDWWIKGYLYMGTLFLTASTLTLSKSLRDRHEHERLVNRVKSARTEQVLSKFDT; this is encoded by the coding sequence ATGACGCAGTTCAGCAACCCGGATATCGTCGGTGATTCCCCCGCCTGGCTGAGTTTCATCTGGATCGCGTTCACGACCGCGCTGGGCCTGATGATCCTGGGCATCTACTTCATCCCGGTGGACTGGTGGATCAAGGGCTACCTGTACATGGGCACCCTGTTCCTGACCGCCAGCACCCTGACCCTCTCCAAGAGCCTGCGCGACCGGCACGAACACGAACGGCTCGTGAACCGCGTCAAGAGTGCGCGCACCGAGCAGGTGCTCAGCAAGTTCGACACCTGA